In Ananas comosus cultivar F153 linkage group 10, ASM154086v1, whole genome shotgun sequence, the sequence CTAATTCTGAGTATGAGAATCACGAAATAAAAACAGCTGAGCTGCAATCAGACAATAATTCTGATGTTGTGACAACTATCAATGACCTGTCAGGAGAAGCAAAGACCAGCAACGAGAACAACATAGAGATGGCAACGAAAGATGGGGCATTCGATTCGAAGCTAGTTGAGCCTGAAGGAAATAATGATGTTAATGCTATCACTGAAGTCGCCACTAACAATGgagaaaataaagaagaagaagaccggTCAGCTAGCAAGGAGGGCGATAGTGCAGAGAAAGTTGGAGAGAAGGCTTCTGAGGTTGAGAATGTCGGGGACAGTTCTTCAAATGAACCCGAGAATAATGAGATTACTAATACTGTAGATTCGAGTTCCTCTCATCCGAATGAGGAGGatattttagagagaaaagCCAATGAGTCTTCCAATGGCGAGTCAGGTGAAAAAGGAGATGGTGTTTCAACAGTTGAGGATACTGATGATAATAATGCTGAAGAGATTAAGACTGAATGGAAGCCCGAGGATGGAACTAGCTCTGAATCAGGTAGTAACCTGCCCCTTTCAGGTGACAGTGTAAAAGAAGGAACCGGGCAAGAAGGTCATACAGAATAAGAATTAGTTGGTTATTTGGTGGTCTAGAAGAATTGGACGATCTCGAAACGGAGATGTTCCACTACGTCGAGTAGAAATCGAGTGCGAAAGAGTTTCAGATTTCTTAGGTAAAATGTGTTTTCTATCACTTGGTTATTAGCATTCTTTTAAATTGGACCTAATAGGATAATTATGCCACATTTTCATGGAACTAATAAAATAGTTTGTCACGGAATTTTGTCATGTTTTCATGAATAACCTCTTTGAAGCGGTGTGTGTCCATAAAATTGTCATTACAGTATCAGGTTAGCGTGTAATTTATGAATCGAATTAGGAGCAGCTTACTTGGAGTTGATTTCTCAGAATTCGAATTCATGGTTATCGCAAGTTCACCATTTTTCATATACCAATATAGGTACTGTATGGGTTGTGTTTAGAGTTACTTTGTGTGCCTTTATATTTTTTCCATCATCAATCACTTTATCAGAAATTCCTTCCAGatagggaaaagaaaaaggaaagtatGATTCATACAGAAACAATATTTTCGTTGAAATTAAGATGACAATTACTGGGCTATGCTGATTTTCTCTCCCATGCGCACAACACTAACTTGTGGACAATATGATCACAGCACTATCTATAACTTTTGATTGCCTATGTGTGCCTTTATTCATTTTCTTAAATTAAAGCTATACTATAGGTTTTGTTTTTTGCATGAATTCACATTGACAATTGTTTAGGGCTATCCAGGAGACCTGAAGGCAGTGTTTGGTTCCGGAATAGAGGGGAATAAGCTCTTCTTACCCCTTTTGTTCCCAAATAATATGTTTGGTATCCGAAAACAGTAGTTCTCGAGTTCGTGTAATAggaactgtttttttttttttttgagagaaagatagcacgctatctgcttcattcattaggtaaatgaacttagctacatAGGATGAGACAGCTGGGGCCTCAGAAAGACAAAACGAAGAAGAAAGgggatagaaaaaaaagagcaaaaaagaagaagcaaaaatatTTGTCCGAACCAAAAGGAGTAGCAAAACAAGCGTCACCCTACTATGCAAAAACTGGTTTCCCTGCAAAAATCGGTTTCTCTGCAAAAATAGGAACTGTTGTTCCATCATTTTCCCTAGAATATGCTTGTTCCCAGGTGGAAATGaggttaattaaagtttaaatttaattttaattatgatattgaattattatttattacttaaataataaaataattaatcaatttattatttataattaatgattaataatttaatgtatttatctataaactaatatttatattatcaaccattaatatttttattaatttaattaattttttttactagttacctagctaaaattatttacttaactaattaaaaagttaaattattttcattattttatataatattcatagctaacaaatttattaatttattaaattatttttaagaatattttgatgttaattaattagataaaataattttaatttaaaattataactcttatttttCTCGtttcaatctaaccatccaaatattatttatcttatctgtaagaacaattcaatttttatccaaatacaaaattagtcTAATTTCTGTTTATATTTGAACTTATATTTACTTCTGAAATAAACAATTTTTATTGATGTCTGAACCAAAGACAGTCGTAGTACCTTACTTTTGTATCGCTCTTTTTTAAGAGATAAAATTATCCCCTTCTGTTTTTTCGGTGAAGCAAAATGGGTCAGTAAATGCCGCTGATCTAAGATTGCAAATCACGGCCCTCaccttaaaattaaattttaggtcGTGTGCAAAAATTTTCTGTACATCTGATTTGGACATTGTATGCTAGTGACGTGTCACTGATCTAAGATTTGATCTAAATTCTCGAGTCTATCAAAAGCAACATAATTATTGATGTAACaatagattgttttttttttttttttttgtgtgtgtgtttagctTTCCAAAACCCCATTATAAATGATATTTGCATATGAACCAATAAAAACAAATCTTCATATTAATTATGTCAACGCATCAAGAATAGGACAACACGTGTAACTCATTGCTTCTAATTACCATCGCTTTCTTTTTAAGTCAACTAAAACCCTCTCTAACACAGGAAGCTTTCAATGGTTCAATCAGAAATTTTTATTTcgtacaaaaatattaaaattaaatttcttaaaatatcCATACtagaatattaaattattttattgttttgacTAAAACCTTTATTTATCTTTTCGTAATATAGGTGTTAACCCAAGTTCTTTAACAAAAACGAACGTTTCAACCACTACTCTATCATTCTAATATATGTATCATATTTTAATATAGGTGTTactccatctttctctctctctctatctctctctctctctctttttagaGTTACATTGGACATTATTAACATTACtatttaattcattttttattaagTTATACATGCAAACTTTAcagtaataaaacaaaataaaaacattaatttttaggataaattgaacatttggtcctcaaactatgaggcaagTGATAGTTTAGTCtgcaaattttagtttattgtaatttttaattcGAATCTTTAGTATTATTGTAATCAAATCGCATAACCCAACTTAGAtaactaaatattgatgcaTGGCTAATTTAAATACAATGTGTCATTTTGACTAGTGGCTAATTATATAAATCACAATACTGTTACATGCCACCATCAATTCTATGTTTGCAATATATTAAcattttgataattaaattttattataataatttcgaaAGCTCGAGTAGAaatgataataaattaaaatttgagtaccAAAATGGCATAAAAGTCATAGAttgaggaccaaatgtgcaatttatcctaatttttatattaaaataacacTCTTTATAATCTAGCCaatgaaaaaatagaaaagaaataaaaaaacttcaaataccaccattgtggttttgcactttctcattttgttaccctgtggtttaaaatgtatcgatttagtactctgtgattatatttttctctttttattgtacgttctactaattttttcgttaaattagtgacaaagtaaaaattaaaaaatactaaaatgaatattcgataaacctagatgtgctatctgaagtttttttatacataatttaatgaaatattaacgaaggagctgacgaaaaggaaaaaaatgaaaccacagaatattaaattgatacacatTAAATTGTAAGATACTAAAATGACAAAATAGGAAACTACAGggtaatatttgaagtttgccccaaaaaaaaataaaataaaaataatcttcGCTTTCCAATAGATTCCCTCCCTCCTCCAGCCCTCCTTCCACTCTCTagcctctattttttttaataaaaaaaaaaaaaaaaggaagaagaaaaacctCAGCTTCGTTGTTGGCAATTGGCAATAGGTAGCATGGCGGCGGCATCGGCGCAGGAGCAGCAGGCAAGGGATGCGGAGAGCTGCAGGGCGAGATGGGCGGGGGCGGTGTCGGCGGCGCTGCCGGGCGTGCCGGCGGGGCGGGCGTGGGCGCTGCTCTCCGACTTCTTCGCCATCCAGCGCTGGCTCCCCGGGGTGGCGTCCTGCGAGCGCGCCGGCGGCGGGAGCGTGCGCCGCGTCGCGGACGCCAGCGGCGAGCAGTGGGCGCTGGAGGAGCTCCTCGCGACGGACGCGGCCGCGCGGAGCGTGCGCTACGCGGTGCTCGACAGCAGCCTCGGGCTCCGGGGCTACACGGCGACTTTAAAAGTcgcgccggaggaggaggaggaagggcgGGGCGGGGGTTGCAGGATCGAGTGGTCGTTCGAGTGCGAGCCCGGGGAGGGGTGGAGCCGGGAGGGGTTGGCCGCGTACCTCCACGCCGGGGCCAAGGCCATGGCCGAGAGGGTGGCTGCGGCGGTGCGcgccgacgacgccgccgccgccgccgccgccgaggaggaggagaaagcgGAGAAAGTGACTAGCAAGTAAGTAAGTCTGTTGGTTCAGATCGAGTCTGCAAAACTTATAGATCCGATTATTTTTGCTTtgtacctcctcctcctcctaaataagtaacaatttaattagagtttaattctTGAGGCAGCGcattctcctcttttttttttattgtttttgggtaaactttaaataccatgcacatgatttcacactttctcattttttgtaaaaaaaaaaaaatcatatgtacgcaacaaaagaaaataatgtaattaaaaattttaaaatcaaacatCACCTGGTATTTCACTTCAAATCATTAATGAttgatctaattgatctaatcaaattagatttaGTTTTTCACCTTGCGCGAGTCGAGATCACCGAAAGTCGACAATCGTTGGTAAAATTGTTCGTCCTCACTTAGCCGTGCACTCGCCCGGCCTCTACTCGCGTCCACACGAAATCACGCCTTCGATCGAATTAGATGACCGCTTCGATCTGTAAACCGATCACGAATTAACTCTTGCGTCGATTTGAAAAAGATGAATTAATTTACTAGATGTGTTAgcaattttttgaaaatcaaaaccGATATATCAATTGTGGAGGAGAGGATTGACGGTTAGGGTTTTCTATTTCTCttgtagtattttatggtttaaaatgtatcaatgtaatttattattttttttttcgtcagcccCTCCGCTAACATTTTGCTAAATTATTCACAAATAGTTTTAGAAaccctatatataatttatcaaatattcactttagtatcctttagttttatctttgtcactaatttaacgaaaaaaatttgtgaagggaataataaaaaataaaaataaaatcacaagggtatgaaaatgatacactttgaaccacaaggtactaaagtgagaaagtgcgagtCCACATATGACATAGATGATATTTAAAGATCtctcttattctttttataattgatattttgGATTCTAAGATTGAAGTCTAGCTACTTTATAtttgtagctaaatttatttttgaaagtttattaaaatatatggtttactatctttctctaaaataataataataacaataataataataataatactaataatattcTCTACTCTATCCGATATATccatttctaaaataatttataatttttttgagagaaaaagataacatactaaccgcttcattcatttttttaaaaaataaacttaagctgaaaatataaatcaactagaattcaaatttgggcCTTtagataccaactatcaagctttttgtcacttgcgttTGGACGGCCGGTATTTATAACTTATTAGTTATTAACCGATCGTTCCTAACGCAAGTAACAAACGATTTAACGACTAACATATAAGatattaagtttaaaatttaattactttgtattttcagctaaatttatttttttaaaaataaaatatttctttattaCGAAGTTGCATGTTAATGTGATTCGGGGGAAGCTACCGGTCAAAGGATTAGTGCCTTGAATTGCTAACTTTTGTTAcatcaaaaaagcaaaaatcacTAATATTTGGTGGTTGGAATTGATGCAATGGTCTAAAAAACTACAAAAGTGGAGATGCCTAGGATGGAACCATCTCTAAAATCCCCACTTCCTCGAATCTCGTAtgctaatatttttaaaattaaaatttaatttgacagATATAACATATGTTATCTAATCTACTTTGACAAATAAGttgtattttcttaaaaaaatatattacataggCAAAAAAACAGtcttaaaattaatagttgaaaatatgcTCATATTAGTATAAGATTTTTCATATATAGAACTTCTGAATGttatgaaatataataaataaatttattctaattttaagattttgttataaaatttttaaaaatgggGTGCAGGAAATGTACTCATTATACACTGGTGCTAGcaaaatttcttatttaattgCCACTATCTCATCACCACAGGAGCAATGACACTGTTACAACTctattttaatcaaattgggaacctttttttttttttttttcgtttaggAGAACGCAAAGGCTATTATTAAACTTGATGAAGAGATACAAACGCAACAAATCCCTTAACGGAGGACCAAAACGAAACAACTTGAGATGTAATGCCCCGTCTAGTAATTCTCATCCTAATCGAAAATGTTTAGATCcattaataactcgttggacttAAATTATCggctcaaaatacttaaaccaatttattattttggtttacaatatttacatttttttattttattctcacTCTCATCTAATTTGGGACTATTTGCAACGTTACAAACTCCTCCGGTTAAATCCTGATGTTCTCATCAGACCTCATTTCTTAGACCAAGATTGCTGGCCGATGTGAGATGCCTATCTAATAATTCCCATCATAATcgaaaatatttaaactcaTTAGcattaataactcgttggacctaAATTATCggctcaaaatacttaaactactttattattattagggatTATGATATTTATAACTTTCATTTTATTCCCACTCTCATCTAATTTGAGACTATTTGGAACATCACAAACTCCTCTCGTTAAACCCTAGCGTCTCGTCAAATCTCATTTCTAAACCAAGATTGCTGGGCGATGTGAGATTGGCTCACAGTTCCGGCTGACAAACTAGTTCTGAGATCAACTGTAACGATCCGATCTATTAGTATTAATAATTCGTTGTATCTAAATTATTggccaaaatattttaaccccaattattattattgtggtGTAtgatacttatattttttattctattttcattttcatctaATGTGGAAATGTTTGGGACGTCACAGATGTTGAGTCCGAAAAGATTGCAAAAGCATCGCGAACTCTATTCATGT encodes:
- the LOC109716555 gene encoding lachrymatory-factor synthase-like, whose amino-acid sequence is MAAASAQEQQARDAESCRARWAGAVSAALPGVPAGRAWALLSDFFAIQRWLPGVASCERAGGGSVRRVADASGEQWALEELLATDAAARSVRYAVLDSSLGLRGYTATLKVAPEEEEEGRGGGCRIEWSFECEPGEGWSREGLAAYLHAGAKAMAERVAAAVRADDAAAAAAAEEEEKAEKVTSK